The Podarcis raffonei isolate rPodRaf1 chromosome Z, rPodRaf1.pri, whole genome shotgun sequence genome segment CTAGAGGCCTCCTTCAGTGCCATGGGAAGGGTCCTTCTACGAATTTTTCGTACCTCCGTACATCATCCATCTTCCCCACGCCACCACTTTCTCTTCCAAAGAATCCCGACGCTCCCTCAACCTCTCCCACGTTGCCCAGTCCTGGCTGTATCCGTCGCCCCCAAAAGATCCGAGCCTGCATGTTCCTCCCTCTTCTATCCTGACTTTTCTACTCTTCTTTCTGATTCTCTTACCCCCGCTTCCGTCTGCCACACTCTACCCCTATTCATCCCCGATTCCAACCCTCCTCTCCATTTTTCTTCCCTTCTGGTCTCCCATGACCTCCACCTTCTCTCCAGGCTCATTTTTTCCTTACTCACTTTCCTTACACACTCCTGTCTTGGTCTAATCACACATATActttcctttcttccccaccGGACACAGATTTCTGCATCCTTTTCATCCTTCAAATTCTCCTtggccttcccttcctcccccatttcttctccttcgccttccttctttttctaaCACCGCCCGCCCCAAGTTCCATTCTGTGATCTTCATTGTTCTCCAAGACAACTCCTGGACTTCCTTAGcaacccattttattttattttattttattttattttattttattgcaactcatttttcttctcttctctccctctccctctccctctccttcataAAGAAGGCAACCCAAATGTTTAAATGTCACAAATGCGGTTCAGCAACTTCTTCCCCCAGGAGGTCAGGCAGGGTCCTGTGTTGAAATAAAACTTGAATGCACATCTGCTGCCAGATTAGGCCatagatgtgtgtgtttgtgtatgtgtaagATTCATGGAATCCACCTCCTGTGAGAATGCAGAGGTTTGGGGCAAATTATATAAGGTTCTGCATGATAAAAGTTGCTGGACAGTTTGGATGGATTTCAGCCTAGTGAATTATGACTTTGGTTTGCTCTGCCGATTAAGGTGCCCTTTTGGGATGGTGGATGctcgcgcacgcacgcacacacacccccccgATAATAAGCACTGTTAATTTGTAAATGTAGAGAGCTGTAGCCTCTGGGTTATGAGGGGGAGTAGTTAATGTTCctgggttgcatttttttgggggggggctttttagcATAAATCTAAAAAAAGAACAGGAGGCACATATCAATGGCTGGCACAGAACTCAGAATCAATAGGGGGACAGCATGCATTTGCAATGAGCATTGTGTAAGAGCAGATGACCATCTTCTCTTCCCTAGATTCATTCCTTGCACACTCCCGCTTGCATCTTTGCCTTTCTGTGCAAGATTGTCTCTCCCGCACCCCACACActgcctctctttctcctgcCTTTGGAATGGATTATGCATTGCTTCCAAATACGTGGTCCAAATCCTTCTCACTGTGTGCAAAATGACCGGCACTGGAATGCTAAGCATACATTACAATGGAAATGCAGTTTAGCGGGGGCTCATTCTGTTTTGGTATTCACGCCGTACACAAGGCAGAGTAATGCACTGTATCCATGTATTGTGTGTGTTTGAAAAAGAGAGGCTGAAGCTATGGATGGATAGACACTGATCAGAGTTATAATTTCAAATGCAAGGTACATCTGTGCCCTTTTTTGAATTGCCGCAATACATTTTATGTTGTCCTTGTACTGTACCTATTCTTGTTCAGCAACAGTAGCTCAATGTTCACCTATTTACTATtagtactatttttattttttattcctgGAATTATTACTACTGAAACATATTCTATCTTTGTCCTCCTTCTTTTGTAGATTATCTGTCTTTGTTCAGGAGCAGTAGGCTTGATTGCTGatcctaaaacaaaacaaaaaagatgctTCTGTGGTTCTTTCTGGTGTTGTCCAGCCCAGCTTCTTCTACGGATCCAGAGACTGACTCATCTGtggaaatttgcaatgtttgctcCTGTGTGTCGGTGGAGAATGTACTTTATGTCAACTGTGAAAAGGTTGCAGTCTACAGACCAAACCAGCTGAAACCACCTTGGTCTAATTTCTatcacctcaattttcagaacaacctcctcctcctcctgtatccAAATACATTTCTTAACTTTACTCATGCTGTGTCCCTGCAGCTGGGTAACAATAAATTACAGAACATTGAGGGAGGAGCTTTCTTAGGTCTCAGTGCGTTAAAGCAGTTGCACTTGAACAACAACGAATTAAAGATCCTCCGAGCTGACACCTTCCTTGGCATCGAGAACTTGGAGTATCTCCAAGCTGACTACAATTTAATCAAATATATTGAAAGAGGAGCCTTCAATAAGCTTCACAAGCTGAAAGTCCTCATCCTTAATGACAATCTGATTGCCTTCCTTCCTGATAATATTTTCCGTTTTGCTTCTCTAACCCACCTAGATATACGTGGGAATAGAATACAGAAGCTGCCGTACATTGGAGTTCTGGAGCACATTGGCCGCATCGTCGAGCTGCAGCTGGAGGACAACCCATGGAATTGTACTTGTGATCTGTTGCCTTTGAAGGCATGGCTGGAGAACATGCCCTATAACATCTACATCGGGGAAGCCATCTGCGAGACTCCCAGCGATTTGTATGGGAGGCTTTTGAAAGAAACCAACAAGCAAGAGCTGTGCTCCATGGGAACAGGGAGTGATTTTGATGTGCGCATCCTGCCTCCATCACAGCTTGAACCTGGTTACAGCACACCTAATGGCCATGCAACACAAACATCCATGCACAGATTGGTAACCAAGCCTCCCAAGACGACAAACCCTTCCAAGATCTCAGGGATAGTCGCTGGGAAATCACTCTCCAACCGTAATCTCAGTCAAATAGTAAATTTTCAGACCAGAGTGCCACCTCTGACACCTTGCCCACACCCCTGCACTTGCAAAACACATCCTTCAGATTTGGGATTAAGTGTCAACTGTCAGGAAAGAAATATTCAGTCACTGGCTGAGCTTACCCCCAAGCCGCTGAATGCTAAGAAACTCCATGTCAATGGCAATTATATTAAGGATGTGGATACTTCTGATTTTGCAGAGTTTGAAGGGCTGGATTTACTCCACCTGGGCAGCAATAGGATAATGACCATTAAAGGGGAGGTTTTCCGCAACCTTACAAACTTGCGGAGATTGTATCTAAATGGCAATCAGATTGAGAGGCTGAGTCCCGAAATGTTTGCTGGCCTCCACAATCTCCAGTACCTGTATTTGGAATACAATGTCATCAAGGAAATTTTAGCAGGCACTTTTGACCTCATGCCAAACTTGCAGCTTCTCTACCTGAACAACAACCTGCTACGGAGTCTGCCAGCCTACATTTTTTCTGGGGCTCCCCTTGCTCGGTTGAACTTGAGAAACAACCATTTCATGTACCTGCCTGTAAGTGGTGTGCTTGATCATCTGAAATCCCTGACACAGATTGATCTGGAAGGGAATCCGTGGGACTGCACTTGTGATTTGGTTGCTTTGAAGCTGTGGCTGGAGAAGCTCAATGACGGCATCGTGGTGAAGGAACTGAGATGTGAGACGCCTGTGCAGTTTGCTAACATGGAGCTGAAGACACTAAAAAATGAGATCCTGTGCCCCAAACTTCTGAAGTCTGCTGTTTTCACTAGTCCTGCACCCTCTGTCACATTTACAACACCATTGGGCCCCATTCGTAGTCCTCCAGGTGGTCCTGTTCCATTGTCTATCCTCATCTTAAGCATACTGGTAGTGCTCATTTTGACTGTCTTTGTAGCTTTCTGTCTTCTCGTCTTTGTCCTCCGTCGCAACAAGAAACCGTCAGTGAAGCACGAAGGTCTGGGGAATCCAGAATGCAGCTCCATGCAACTTCAACTTCGGAAGCATGATCACATGTCAAACAAGAAGGACACTCTGGGGGCAGAGGCCTTCATCCCCCAAACCATTGAGCAGATGAGCAAAAGCCATGCCTGTGGCTTAACGGAAACAGAAACAGGCTTCATGTTTGCCGAGCCATCAGGGCAGAAGGTCATCCTGCGAAACAACAGTGAGAAGGATAAAGATTTATTGCACATGGATAGCAGGAAAAGACTTAGCACAATTGACGAACTCGATGAGTTATTCCCAGGACGGGATTCCAATGTCTTTATTCAAAATTTTCTTGAAAGTAAAAAAGAATACAACAGTATAGGGGTCAGTGGCTTTGAAATACGGTATCCAGAGAAACAGCAAGACAGAAAaaacaagaaatctttaataggGGGTAATCACAGCAAAATAGTCGTTGAGCAAAGAAAGAGCGAATATTTTGAGCTGAAAGCGAAACTTCAGAGCTCACCAGACTACTTGCAAGTCCTTGAAGAACAAACAGCACTGAATAAAATGTAGGTCATGCAATCTTATATCCTGCAGAGGACCTGTATTTAATGATGCAAGTGCCTTTTGTTGACTTTTAATTTCCATATAGATATTCAACCAGTAGGCATAGAGGCAGGTGATCTTATGGGTGTGTGATAAAACTTGCTCCAAACAGATATTATTTCATGAAACTCTTGCGCTGTGGAATCCTGTAGGGGTTTACTGCAAAACTCTATTGCCAAAGTGTTGCTTTATACACGTATTACACTGAATTTAACCTCAAGAGGCATATATGTTTTGTACCCTAGTTGCAAAACTCTTCATCACTTTGTGATTTGTTAAAGCAAATGCAAAAGTGAACAGGAACGAAACTGGTACCGCTGTTAGTGTACTCAGCTGAGTCATCCATCTGCACATGGATTAAAAAGTTGGTGGAGGAACTGGAAATAACCATTCCCTATGGTGTGTGATGTTGTAAGCAGCACTGTTTTAGAGAATAcctgaaaaaaaagtttttacaaaacaaaaaacttttaaaaagcatgcaAAAGAAAGAACAGTCGATAGTATGTGTAAAATTGGTTACCTTTATGGCCTGCATCTTGAAACCGCTGGATTTATAATGTTAAATTGTGCAGAGATCTTTGTTTAAAATATACCATGCATTGCATCCCTACAAATCAATTTGACCATCTGACGCATACCACAAATTGGCATAAGATGGAACCAACTCAACCCAAGCtgatgaacaaaacaaaaatggtggTGTACACAATTGGAAGAAAATACTTGATGTGGGACTACTCTGTGGCTTCTCAACCCCTGTTAACCCATTCTCAGTGATGTGAAACTCCTTTCAAACCCCTAGAGGTTATCCAAAATTTTCAAAAAGATTGCTTGCTGTGTGAGCGTTTCAGAAATTATTTTTGTAATATAATTCATATTTATGAAATACTTTGTATACTAAATAGGAAAAAAATTATGTACTCctcaatatgtatttaaatatgcctgatttgttttcctggtcACAAAGGTGCATTAATCATTCagtataatttaaaaaaagaacaatataccAAACAGAAACTGTTGATGAAATGTATAGATTTATTTGAAAGTCAATGTGATCAGGTctaagacaaataataataataatgataataaaattatGTTCTGTACTACGCTTGTGAAATTAGCAGGTGATCTTACTTAAGATTTGTTCCAAGAGAATTGTACAGAGTTAGGTAGATTTGCTCTAAACCTTTTGATATATCATATGCTTCTGGTTGCCGCTAGTGGTTTTGAAACACCCGGACTCCATTAGGTTTTCATTTTGTTCTTAAGTCTACTCAGATTGGGTGTTGGGGAACtttagccctgcagatgttgctgaactatgactcccatcatccctggccattgaccatgtatACAGTATGAAGATTTGCAGGCAGATGGggaagatgtggccctccagacgttgttggacttactctcatcatccctaaccatttaCCAAACCCACAGGGATGATGAAAACATCTGGAATCAAACAAAGGAGGGCCATGACTTCCCCATCCCTATTATAAAGTGTGTAATGTTGATTGTAGTTTGTCAGATGTCTGTAAACCATCACTGGTTGTTTTTTTCCAGCTTCAGGCTGGAACCAACAACAGGAGGTTTTCCAAGATTTACTCGGAGGGTTGCACACAACCATACATGTAAATCGTGTGCACATAGGTCAAATAATCCCATGAACTGTAGTTGTTCATGGTGCTgggttctgtgaggggtaaactacagtcccCAAGATTCCtgggtgggtgtgctttaaatgtacagtgggtGTGCGCAgcaatttcccagggacagtgcTACTCTGTTTTCCAGTTCCCGAGAATCACTTGGCATGTCTGTGTTCCTATTTTTATGTCATTTGGTGGTGCTTTCTTAAACCTTTAGTTAGTGTCAGTTGCTAGATATGTTCAGGGTTCTGCAACCTATCCTGGTCTCTAACAAGTAAAGTTCTGTAAGTGGAAGGGGGATACTTTTTGCCTCTAGTGCACattcatgtatgtgtgtgtgtgcatcattAACCACTGCACAATGCAGCTACCAAGGTATGTTTTGAACTGTTGATAACCTAGTTTAGGACAGCCTTTTAGCATGCACTTAATGCAAAGGACAATTGGCTTTCAAATCAGTGGGGCATAAACTGACAGAGATGGGATGGAGCAACTGTAGCCATGCAATGTTGTTGGTCTCtatctcccatcatctctggccattggccatgctgttgtCCAATAATATCCCAAAGGCACCACAATGCTGGCTACCTATGGTCTAGGAGGATTGCTGAGACACACTGAGCCCATTATTTAGCTAGCCACTGtttgcaaaatgaaaaagaaagtcgGGTTAGATGAGGGACTGGGAACTTGTtaccctccacatgttgctggactaccagTCCTATCACCCTTGAGAACTGATCATGCTGCCTggactggagttgatgggagatgaagtccaacATCATCCTTTGAAACACAATTTGCTCAATCCCGAAGTCAAGCAATTGGTGAAGACCAATGTGcagtttttgtgtttgtgttgggGCAGTTCTTAGGTACTGATCTTTTCTCCATGGAATTGTTGAAGGATATGCAGTTTTCTGTGCATCCCATGTGGGTCACATTCCACTTGGTAGGCCGCCATTTGTGCAGGCTGAGTTTTGAGATATCACTAACTTAGCAGAGTTGGTGATATGCAGTGGGTTTTAATGATAATTTTGTAACACACAGGGCCTGCTCCACCATTAAGCAGAGAGACAGACCCTTGAATGGAGCAAGCAAGAGGAAAGACAGACAGCCCAGGCCATGCAGTCTATCACACATTGTACATGTACATGCACTACTCTGCTCATGCAATGTATGCTGCTATTGCCACCAGCTTGCAGAATTAGCTTGATAGTGTAGCATGCAGGTGCCAGGTGGAGCAGTGAACGACTGACAGTGAAgtattggaggacagagctgtgtatgTTTCAGGCAGTTTGGACTACAGTGTTAAGCTAGCTTTCAGCTTTCGTGTTGTTTTGGTCAACAtttaactcaggcttcctcaacctcggccctccagatgtttttggcctacaactcccatgatccctagctagcaggaccggtggtcatgGATGCAGGGAACTGCTGtctcaaaaaatctggagggctgaggttgaggaagcctgatttaactGCTCATCTGctcagcttctgtatgtggaatgggtTGCTATCTGGGCCTTTGCATTGAGCAACCAAATGTAGTTGGTCAGCTTCACTCAGGTTCCTTAGTAGGCTTCTCATGGCGTGGGCTCCATCCCATCAGCTGTGTTCCTTAAGAATGAATGACATTTTAATTCTATGCCTAAAGCCACATAGAAGGCATGAAATGTGCAACCAGTGTACAGTTGGAGTCGACAGTCTACAAGTTTAAAGTACTGTCACAC includes the following:
- the SLITRK4 gene encoding SLIT and NTRK-like protein 4, whose product is MLLWFFLVLSSPASSTDPETDSSVEICNVCSCVSVENVLYVNCEKVAVYRPNQLKPPWSNFYHLNFQNNLLLLLYPNTFLNFTHAVSLQLGNNKLQNIEGGAFLGLSALKQLHLNNNELKILRADTFLGIENLEYLQADYNLIKYIERGAFNKLHKLKVLILNDNLIAFLPDNIFRFASLTHLDIRGNRIQKLPYIGVLEHIGRIVELQLEDNPWNCTCDLLPLKAWLENMPYNIYIGEAICETPSDLYGRLLKETNKQELCSMGTGSDFDVRILPPSQLEPGYSTPNGHATQTSMHRLVTKPPKTTNPSKISGIVAGKSLSNRNLSQIVNFQTRVPPLTPCPHPCTCKTHPSDLGLSVNCQERNIQSLAELTPKPLNAKKLHVNGNYIKDVDTSDFAEFEGLDLLHLGSNRIMTIKGEVFRNLTNLRRLYLNGNQIERLSPEMFAGLHNLQYLYLEYNVIKEILAGTFDLMPNLQLLYLNNNLLRSLPAYIFSGAPLARLNLRNNHFMYLPVSGVLDHLKSLTQIDLEGNPWDCTCDLVALKLWLEKLNDGIVVKELRCETPVQFANMELKTLKNEILCPKLLKSAVFTSPAPSVTFTTPLGPIRSPPGGPVPLSILILSILVVLILTVFVAFCLLVFVLRRNKKPSVKHEGLGNPECSSMQLQLRKHDHMSNKKDTLGAEAFIPQTIEQMSKSHACGLTETETGFMFAEPSGQKVILRNNSEKDKDLLHMDSRKRLSTIDELDELFPGRDSNVFIQNFLESKKEYNSIGVSGFEIRYPEKQQDRKNKKSLIGGNHSKIVVEQRKSEYFELKAKLQSSPDYLQVLEEQTALNKM